Proteins co-encoded in one Natronorubrum daqingense genomic window:
- a CDS encoding PadR family transcriptional regulator, whose product MDDLTGFQRDLLYVIAGADEPSGQEVKDEIETYYNSEINHGRLYPNLDTLVNKELVEKGQLDRRTNYYALGDQGLDQIKDRRSWEQQYLE is encoded by the coding sequence ATGGACGATTTGACCGGATTTCAGCGCGATCTTCTGTACGTGATCGCCGGAGCTGACGAGCCGTCTGGGCAGGAAGTAAAGGACGAAATCGAGACGTATTACAACAGCGAGATCAACCACGGCCGGTTGTATCCCAATCTCGATACGCTCGTCAACAAGGAACTCGTCGAAAAGGGCCAACTCGATCGCCGAACGAACTACTACGCGCTCGGCGATCAAGGCCTCGATCAGATCAAAGACCGACGATCGTGGGAACAACAGTACCTCGAGTGA
- a CDS encoding ABC transporter permease subunit has translation MNWRSSARKDVRDAIRSRTIGLLLVVFVGVFVVGHVAFASSSGSFDEFVENVYADLTWLMPIVALVVGYKAVLHERTSGTIVLALSLPQSRLDFVLGKLIGRSLVIVIPMAVGLLAAGVVGMGRYESVAVLAFLAFIAVSVLYTVAFVAIALACSMSTTAGRRVLLGSIGAYVVLDQLWVVLVNEFAVALYRYDLSVANDLPEWAVFAQLLSPSEAYRHLVSSLFEFNSSRAHLAADAPWFVNSWTALLVLGLWIGVPIALGYRRFGRVDL, from the coding sequence ATGAACTGGCGCTCGAGCGCACGAAAGGACGTTCGCGACGCGATTCGCTCGCGGACGATCGGACTCTTACTCGTCGTGTTCGTCGGGGTGTTCGTCGTCGGACACGTCGCGTTCGCCTCGAGTTCTGGCTCGTTCGACGAGTTCGTCGAGAACGTGTACGCCGATCTGACGTGGCTGATGCCGATCGTGGCACTCGTCGTCGGGTACAAAGCCGTCCTCCACGAGCGCACCTCGGGAACGATCGTTCTCGCGCTCTCACTCCCCCAATCCCGACTGGATTTCGTCCTCGGGAAGTTGATCGGGCGCTCGCTCGTAATCGTGATCCCGATGGCCGTCGGCCTCCTCGCCGCCGGCGTCGTCGGCATGGGACGCTACGAGTCTGTCGCGGTGCTCGCGTTTTTGGCATTCATCGCCGTGAGCGTCCTCTACACGGTCGCGTTCGTTGCCATCGCCCTCGCCTGTTCGATGTCGACGACGGCCGGTCGACGCGTCCTACTCGGTTCGATCGGTGCCTACGTCGTTCTCGACCAGCTATGGGTCGTGTTAGTGAACGAGTTCGCCGTCGCCCTGTATCGCTACGATCTGTCCGTCGCGAACGACCTCCCCGAGTGGGCCGTCTTCGCGCAACTCCTCTCACCGAGCGAAGCGTACAGACACCTCGTCAGCAGCCTCTTCGAGTTCAATAGCTCGAGGGCGCATCTCGCGGCCGACGCGCCGTGGTTCGTCAACTCCTGGACGGCACTGCTCGTCCTGGGCCTCTGGATCGGCGTCCCGATCGCACTCGGCTATCGACGGTTCGGCCGAGTCGATCTCTGA
- a CDS encoding ABC transporter ATP-binding protein, giving the protein MAAIKTSGLTKTYGELTAVDTLDLSVEYGEVFGFLGPNGAGKSTTINMLLDFARPTAGTATVLGYDTQAQADAISPRVGVLPEGFDLYPRLSGRRHLEFAIETKAADDDPDRILERVGLSADDARRPAGGYSKGMRQRLATGMALVGDPDLLIMDEPTSGLDPHGIREMQSLVRSEAERGTTVFFSSHILEHVEAVCDRIGVLNEGRLVAVDTIDGLRESIGGGATMELTLADPVGDLPDIARSVSGISEVSATERSLECTITDPTAKATVVTELDAAGATVHDVQIEDVSLETLFTALTNGGEAGDARESPASAVATESEVAK; this is encoded by the coding sequence ATGGCTGCGATTAAAACGTCGGGACTCACGAAAACGTACGGTGAGTTAACCGCCGTCGACACCCTCGATTTGAGCGTCGAGTACGGAGAGGTCTTCGGGTTTTTGGGGCCAAACGGGGCCGGTAAATCCACGACCATCAACATGTTGCTCGATTTCGCTCGACCGACGGCGGGGACGGCGACGGTGCTGGGCTACGACACGCAAGCGCAAGCCGACGCGATCAGTCCCCGCGTCGGGGTCCTCCCGGAAGGGTTCGACCTCTATCCGCGCCTCTCGGGTCGTCGCCACCTCGAGTTCGCGATCGAAACCAAAGCCGCCGACGACGACCCCGACAGGATCCTCGAGCGCGTCGGGTTATCTGCCGACGACGCGAGGAGACCGGCTGGGGGCTACTCCAAGGGAATGCGTCAACGGCTCGCGACGGGCATGGCCCTGGTCGGTGATCCCGACTTGTTGATCATGGACGAACCCACGTCCGGGCTCGACCCACACGGGATACGCGAGATGCAGTCCCTCGTCCGCTCGGAGGCCGAACGCGGAACGACCGTCTTCTTCTCGAGTCACATTCTCGAACACGTCGAGGCGGTCTGCGATCGAATCGGCGTCTTGAACGAGGGGCGACTGGTCGCCGTCGACACGATCGACGGCCTTCGCGAATCCATTGGCGGCGGCGCGACGATGGAACTGACGCTCGCCGATCCTGTCGGCGATCTCCCCGACATCGCTCGCTCGGTGTCCGGGATTAGCGAGGTCAGTGCAACCGAACGCAGCCTCGAGTGTACTATCACCGATCCGACGGCGAAAGCGACCGTCGTCACGGAACTCGACGCCGCGGGCGCGACGGTTCACGACGTACAGATCGAGGACGTCTCGCTCGAGACGCTGTTCACCGCGTTGACGAACGGCGGCGAAGCCGGAGACGCGCGTGAATCACCGGCAAGTGCCGTCGCGACCGAATCCGAGGTGGCGAAATGA
- a CDS encoding cold-shock protein has translation MAKGNVDFFNDTGGYGFIETDDADDDVFFHMEDVGGPDLEEGTEIEFDIEQAPKGPRATNVTRL, from the coding sequence ATGGCGAAAGGAAACGTTGATTTCTTCAACGACACAGGCGGCTACGGTTTCATTGAGACGGACGACGCAGACGACGACGTTTTCTTCCACATGGAAGACGTTGGCGGTCCGGACCTCGAAGAAGGTACAGAGATCGAATTCGACATCGAACAGGCCCCAAAAGGCCCCCGCGCCACCAACGTCACCCGCCTGTAA
- a CDS encoding DUF424 domain-containing protein — protein sequence MIVTEQETPEGLLVTVCDEDALGETFETDDVSLTVTEEFYGGEVADEEAVTDSLARATVSNIVGTRSVEFAIEAGFVDEANVLEIGSTLHAQTLRL from the coding sequence ATGATCGTCACAGAACAGGAGACGCCGGAGGGGTTGTTGGTCACGGTCTGCGACGAGGACGCCCTCGGCGAGACGTTCGAAACGGACGACGTATCCTTGACCGTCACCGAGGAGTTCTACGGCGGCGAGGTGGCCGACGAGGAGGCCGTTACCGATAGCCTCGCACGGGCGACCGTCAGTAACATCGTCGGGACGCGCTCGGTCGAGTTCGCGATCGAAGCGGGGTTCGTCGACGAAGCGAACGTCCTCGAGATCGGATCGACGCTTCACGCGCAGACGCTTCGGCTCTGA
- a CDS encoding tetratricopeptide repeat protein, translated as MTDREGDRDHRFSEGEGFGDTYDEFDLDPPELGVDPSKVDPVDSRVVTDTLDSHNIDQDDVAASELLDVGLNYMQINRYEQATEAFERTARFADDERITQEAWVNKGVAHAELEEWDEAIGAHREALKVDDSSEHAATAETNLAYALWEFGETAQALEHAERAIEIDERFAEGWFNRAFFLSERGLAEDALHCIDNAIRLGLRNAKVLEEKAEILEELGEYDEAEEIAEEANALLEQAEQDVMEERRDMQGQGQGQAAGSGGPAGGPPRESLDAQDLTDPGRSAPDADSENGDEEWRLE; from the coding sequence ATGACTGACCGAGAGGGCGATCGCGACCACCGATTCTCCGAGGGCGAGGGGTTCGGTGACACCTACGACGAGTTCGATCTGGATCCGCCGGAACTGGGCGTCGACCCCTCGAAGGTCGACCCCGTCGACTCCAGGGTCGTCACCGACACGCTCGATTCGCACAACATCGATCAGGACGACGTCGCGGCGAGTGAGTTACTCGACGTCGGCCTCAACTACATGCAGATCAACCGCTACGAGCAGGCGACCGAAGCGTTCGAGCGGACCGCGCGCTTCGCCGACGACGAACGCATAACCCAAGAAGCGTGGGTGAACAAAGGCGTCGCCCACGCGGAACTCGAGGAGTGGGACGAAGCGATCGGGGCCCACCGAGAAGCGCTCAAGGTGGACGACTCGAGTGAACACGCCGCGACGGCCGAAACGAATCTCGCGTACGCGCTCTGGGAATTCGGCGAGACGGCGCAGGCGCTCGAACACGCCGAACGCGCCATCGAAATCGACGAACGCTTCGCCGAGGGCTGGTTCAACCGAGCCTTCTTCCTCTCGGAACGCGGCCTCGCAGAAGACGCCCTCCACTGCATCGACAACGCGATTCGCCTCGGCTTGCGCAATGCGAAGGTCCTCGAGGAAAAGGCCGAAATTCTCGAGGAGTTAGGCGAGTACGACGAAGCCGAAGAGATCGCAGAGGAGGCAAACGCGTTGCTCGAGCAGGCTGAACAGGACGTCATGGAAGAACGCCGAGACATGCAGGGGCAGGGACAGGGACAGGCTGCCGGCAGCGGTGGTCCCGCTGGTGGGCCCCCTCGAGAGAGTCTCGACGCACAGGATCTGACCGACCCCGGCCGCAGCGCTCCCGACGCCGACTCCGAAAACGGCGACGAGGAGTGGCGACTCGAGTAA
- a CDS encoding ABC transporter permease, with the protein MSSHITTVARKEFEDAGRSKLLWVLVTLLVGIVVVGYTAVWYTGGDVAADEMLGFLGLPLQTIIPIAALITGYMAVVGERRSGSMKLLLGLPPNRTDVVFGKVLGRMAVVGAAIVLAFLVALVLGAAFFGSVPLTDILAFAALTLLFGLSFAGLAVGVSAGVDSRGKSMALVVGLYMIFVALWELLTAGPYYLIYGDGPPVEAQTWYLLLEQFNPITSYTTMASNVVEGEVIPFAFQYGLEDWEAGQMTPAERYGDGAPFYLDDWFGLVVLVFWLVVPIAIGYYRFKRADL; encoded by the coding sequence ATGAGTTCACACATCACCACCGTCGCCCGCAAAGAGTTCGAGGACGCCGGGCGATCGAAGCTTCTCTGGGTGCTTGTGACGTTGCTCGTCGGAATCGTCGTCGTCGGGTACACGGCGGTCTGGTACACCGGAGGCGACGTCGCCGCGGACGAGATGCTCGGATTTTTGGGCCTCCCGTTACAGACGATCATCCCGATCGCCGCGTTGATCACGGGGTACATGGCCGTCGTGGGCGAGCGACGCTCCGGCAGCATGAAACTCCTGCTCGGGCTCCCGCCCAATCGCACCGACGTCGTCTTCGGGAAGGTCCTCGGCCGAATGGCCGTCGTCGGGGCGGCCATCGTCCTCGCGTTCCTCGTCGCGCTCGTCCTCGGGGCGGCCTTCTTCGGATCCGTTCCGCTTACGGATATCCTCGCGTTCGCTGCCCTCACGCTACTCTTCGGTCTCTCGTTCGCCGGCCTCGCCGTCGGCGTCTCCGCCGGCGTCGACTCACGCGGAAAATCCATGGCGCTCGTCGTCGGCCTCTACATGATCTTCGTCGCCCTCTGGGAACTCCTCACGGCCGGCCCCTACTACCTCATCTACGGCGACGGGCCGCCCGTCGAAGCCCAGACGTGGTACCTGCTCCTCGAGCAGTTCAACCCGATAACGAGTTACACGACGATGGCGAGCAACGTCGTCGAAGGCGAGGTCATTCCCTTCGCGTTCCAGTACGGACTCGAGGACTGGGAAGCCGGTCAGATGACGCCCGCCGAGCGCTACGGTGACGGTGCGCCGTTCTATCTGGACGACTGGTTCGGCCTCGTCGTCTTAGTGTTCTGGCTGGTCGTTCCCATCGCGATCGGTTACTACCGGTTCAAAAGAGCGGATCTCTGA
- a CDS encoding ABC transporter permease subunit, whose protein sequence is MSWVTIARTEFETTKESRAVRWLLWLLAGACVLAGYLFPEVTGGSITTREFAGFSFLTESINYLLALIGVVLGYGAIVEERTSGKLTLLLSLPYSRRDLVVGKVVGRSLVFATALVAALAVAGALVVYPFGSLSLGWYIAFVVVTVCYGVIFTGLAVSISMLTSSKHVATIGAFGSYGLFVAIWGTVESSLEYGLETIGMIEGGLPDALAFVFSLNPVRLYTRIVDGLIAGGSGTTAGSDAWYFSEWLALVAFVAWLVVPLTLSYLWFSTTDL, encoded by the coding sequence ATGTCCTGGGTGACGATTGCACGTACCGAGTTCGAGACGACAAAAGAGTCGCGAGCGGTGAGGTGGCTCCTGTGGCTGCTCGCCGGCGCGTGCGTGTTGGCTGGCTATCTCTTCCCGGAAGTCACCGGTGGCTCGATCACGACCCGCGAATTCGCGGGGTTTTCGTTTCTGACGGAGAGCATCAACTACCTCCTGGCGCTGATCGGCGTCGTGCTCGGCTACGGGGCCATCGTCGAGGAACGAACGTCCGGGAAGCTGACGCTGTTGCTCTCACTTCCCTACAGTCGGCGAGACCTCGTCGTCGGCAAAGTCGTCGGCCGCTCGCTGGTGTTCGCGACGGCGCTCGTCGCCGCGTTGGCCGTCGCCGGAGCGCTCGTCGTCTACCCCTTCGGCTCGCTTTCGCTCGGCTGGTACATCGCTTTCGTCGTGGTGACCGTCTGTTACGGCGTGATCTTTACGGGCCTCGCCGTTTCGATTTCCATGCTCACGTCGTCGAAACACGTCGCGACCATCGGTGCGTTCGGCAGCTACGGCCTGTTCGTCGCTATCTGGGGCACCGTCGAATCCAGCCTCGAGTACGGCCTCGAGACGATCGGCATGATCGAAGGCGGATTGCCGGACGCACTCGCGTTCGTCTTCAGCCTGAATCCAGTGCGGCTGTACACCCGGATCGTCGACGGTCTCATCGCCGGCGGCTCGGGAACCACAGCGGGCTCCGACGCCTGGTACTTCAGCGAGTGGCTCGCACTCGTCGCGTTCGTCGCCTGGCTCGTCGTGCCGCTCACGCTCAGTTACCTGTGGTTTTCCACTACCGACCTATGA
- a CDS encoding DUF309 domain-containing protein: MRDHLRAGAAIYNAGFYHAAHDAWEDYWLDLESGTDDERLLHGLIQFTAAVYHARERNWEGAIGLAASARAYLSGLPAEYRDIELESVRAFLVALESDPELIERRPPIRLVHEGDVPTRSSLGFEPTAIAATVLADELGFEEEPIERARSYARRDLEAGDDGSRFVTLLFDFVREDEHRGIIFQRLTEHVDRREARESDVEGLF, encoded by the coding sequence ATGCGCGATCACCTCCGAGCCGGGGCCGCGATCTACAACGCGGGGTTCTATCACGCCGCTCACGACGCCTGGGAGGACTACTGGCTCGACCTCGAGTCCGGAACCGACGACGAGCGCCTGCTTCACGGGCTGATCCAGTTCACCGCCGCCGTCTACCACGCACGCGAACGCAACTGGGAAGGGGCCATCGGGCTGGCGGCCAGCGCTCGAGCGTACCTCTCGGGATTGCCCGCGGAGTATCGCGATATCGAACTCGAGTCCGTGCGCGCGTTTCTCGTCGCCCTCGAGTCCGACCCCGAACTGATCGAACGTCGGCCACCGATTCGACTGGTTCACGAAGGCGACGTTCCGACCCGATCATCGCTCGGATTCGAGCCGACGGCCATCGCGGCGACCGTCCTCGCGGACGAACTGGGATTCGAGGAGGAGCCGATCGAACGAGCGAGGTCGTACGCCAGACGGGATCTCGAGGCGGGCGACGACGGAAGCCGATTCGTCACGCTCCTGTTCGATTTCGTTCGCGAGGACGAGCATCGGGGAATCATCTTCCAGCGACTGACGGAGCACGTCGACCGGCGCGAGGCTCGAGAATCGGACGTCGAAGGGCTGTTCTGA
- a CDS encoding queuosine precursor transporter: MTQSDSHSQTPPAPSIAQVALIGLFVTALVTAQVTASKVLAFPMPFSLPITGAELVLPGAALAYALTFLASDCYAELYGRRAAQVVVNVAFAMNFVVLLLIWSTIAAPADVSSIDPEMFEAVLGASTNIVLGSLFAYVVSQNWDVIVFHRIRDHTGREKLWLRNIASTASSQAIDTVIFVAIAFSLSPALLGVGPSLGASEVLALMVGQYLLKLAIAVVDTPIVYAVVAFVRARNRGAADEPSPS, encoded by the coding sequence ATGACCCAGTCGGATTCGCACTCGCAGACGCCCCCAGCGCCCTCGATTGCGCAGGTCGCGTTGATCGGGCTCTTCGTGACGGCGTTGGTGACGGCGCAGGTGACGGCCTCGAAAGTACTCGCGTTTCCCATGCCCTTTTCACTCCCGATTACCGGTGCAGAGTTGGTCCTGCCCGGCGCAGCGCTCGCGTACGCGTTGACGTTCTTGGCCAGTGACTGCTACGCGGAACTCTACGGTCGTCGGGCCGCACAGGTCGTCGTCAACGTCGCCTTCGCGATGAACTTCGTCGTTCTTCTCCTCATCTGGTCGACGATTGCGGCCCCAGCGGACGTCTCGAGCATCGACCCGGAGATGTTCGAGGCCGTCCTCGGCGCGTCGACGAACATCGTCCTCGGCAGCCTCTTTGCGTACGTCGTCAGCCAGAACTGGGACGTAATCGTCTTCCATCGAATCCGGGACCACACGGGTCGAGAGAAGCTCTGGCTTCGAAACATCGCGTCGACGGCGAGCAGCCAGGCGATCGACACGGTCATCTTCGTCGCGATCGCGTTCTCGCTCTCGCCGGCCCTGCTCGGCGTCGGCCCGAGCCTGGGAGCAAGCGAAGTGCTCGCCTTGATGGTCGGTCAGTACCTCCTGAAACTCGCGATTGCCGTCGTCGATACACCGATCGTCTACGCCGTGGTCGCGTTCGTTCGCGCTCGTAATCGAGGGGCCGCCGACGAACCCTCGCCGAGTTGA
- a CDS encoding ABC transporter ATP-binding protein: protein MAAITVENVSKRYGTVRALDRVDLTVDEGEIFGFLGPNGAGKSTLINVFLDYAHPDSGAVTIFGHDCQENGVDAKARMGVLPDGYTVYDRLTGRQHIEYAIEAKDADVHPMDVLERVGIHDAADQTAGGYSKGMSQRLVLGMALVGEPDLLVLDEPTSGLDPHGIKQIRTIIREENERGATVFFSSHILEQVEAVCDRVGILYGGELVATDTISGLRQSIGGGTKLQITVDRCDAGVLERIESLEGVEHAWLEEADNRVEVTCSNDAKMDVLVALNDAGVDVENFQTEEASLEEMFVEYTDGNR, encoded by the coding sequence ATGGCTGCAATTACGGTCGAGAACGTCTCCAAACGCTACGGGACCGTTAGGGCACTCGATCGCGTCGATCTAACGGTCGACGAGGGCGAAATCTTCGGATTTTTGGGACCAAACGGCGCGGGGAAGTCGACGCTGATCAACGTCTTTCTCGACTACGCTCACCCGGATTCCGGCGCGGTGACCATCTTCGGTCACGACTGCCAGGAAAACGGAGTCGACGCGAAAGCGCGAATGGGCGTCCTTCCCGACGGCTACACCGTCTACGACCGACTGACCGGTCGTCAGCACATCGAGTACGCCATCGAGGCCAAAGACGCCGACGTCCATCCGATGGACGTCCTCGAGCGGGTCGGGATCCACGACGCCGCCGATCAGACAGCGGGAGGCTACTCGAAGGGAATGTCCCAGCGACTCGTCCTCGGAATGGCCCTCGTCGGCGAACCGGACCTACTCGTCCTCGACGAACCCACGAGCGGCCTCGACCCACACGGAATCAAGCAGATTCGGACGATCATCCGCGAGGAGAACGAACGCGGGGCGACCGTCTTCTTCTCGAGTCACATCCTGGAGCAAGTCGAAGCTGTCTGTGACCGCGTCGGCATTCTCTACGGCGGCGAACTCGTCGCGACGGATACGATTTCCGGGCTCAGGCAATCGATCGGCGGCGGAACGAAACTCCAGATCACCGTCGATCGCTGCGATGCAGGCGTTCTCGAGCGAATCGAATCGCTCGAGGGCGTCGAACACGCCTGGCTCGAAGAAGCGGACAATCGGGTCGAAGTCACCTGTTCGAACGACGCGAAGATGGACGTACTGGTCGCGCTCAACGACGCCGGCGTCGACGTCGAGAACTTCCAGACCGAAGAGGCGTCGCTCGAGGAGATGTTCGTCGAGTACACGGACGGAAATCGTTAA
- a CDS encoding aminopeptidase, with the protein MDERVREHAEVLVEWSARVEAGDDVVLSVGPDAHELAVAVAEQLGERGANLLATYSSGEITRAYLRAHDGEFEADPAHELALVENADVYLSLGGGRNTSATADVPGETRQAYRSARTEIRESRLGTRWVSTVHPTRSLAQQAGMAFEEYRDFAYDAILRDWESLAEEMGRMKSILDDGSEVRIVSEDTDLTMQIGGRTAVNSAASVAYDSHNLPSGEVFTAPYATEGEVTFDVPMTLRGESVRNVRFEFADGEVVDYDAEQGEFVIGEILETDEGARRLGELGIGMNRGIDRYTDNILFDEKMGETVHLALGRAYDANLPDGETGNDSAVHVDLIADVSEESRLEVDGEVVQEDGQFRWE; encoded by the coding sequence ATGGACGAACGCGTACGCGAACACGCCGAGGTACTGGTCGAGTGGAGCGCGCGGGTCGAAGCGGGGGACGACGTCGTTCTCTCCGTCGGCCCCGATGCACACGAACTCGCGGTCGCAGTCGCCGAGCAACTCGGCGAGCGAGGTGCGAATCTGCTCGCGACGTACAGTTCGGGAGAGATTACGCGCGCGTACCTGCGGGCGCACGACGGCGAGTTCGAGGCGGATCCGGCCCACGAACTCGCGTTGGTCGAGAACGCCGACGTCTACCTCTCGCTCGGCGGCGGGCGAAACACCAGCGCGACGGCTGACGTTCCCGGGGAGACGCGACAAGCCTACCGAAGTGCCAGAACCGAGATCCGCGAGAGCCGACTCGGGACGCGCTGGGTGTCGACCGTCCACCCGACGCGCTCGCTCGCCCAGCAAGCGGGGATGGCCTTCGAGGAGTACCGAGACTTCGCGTACGACGCCATCCTCAGAGATTGGGAGTCGCTGGCCGAGGAGATGGGGCGGATGAAGTCGATTCTCGACGACGGCAGCGAGGTTCGGATCGTCTCGGAGGACACCGATCTCACCATGCAGATCGGGGGCCGAACGGCGGTCAACAGCGCGGCGTCGGTCGCCTACGATTCGCACAACCTCCCCAGCGGCGAGGTGTTCACCGCGCCGTACGCCACCGAGGGCGAGGTGACGTTCGACGTGCCGATGACGCTTCGCGGCGAGTCGGTCCGCAACGTCCGATTCGAGTTCGCAGACGGCGAGGTCGTCGACTACGACGCCGAACAGGGCGAGTTCGTGATCGGCGAGATTCTCGAGACGGACGAGGGCGCACGCAGACTCGGCGAACTCGGCATCGGCATGAATCGAGGCATCGATCGCTATACGGACAACATCCTCTTCGACGAGAAGATGGGCGAGACGGTCCACCTCGCGCTCGGGCGGGCCTACGACGCGAACCTTCCCGACGGGGAGACGGGCAACGACTCCGCCGTCCACGTCGATCTAATCGCCGACGTGAGCGAGGAGTCCAGACTCGAGGTCGACGGCGAAGTCGTTCAGGAAGACGGACAGTTCCGGTGGGAGTAA
- the thpR gene encoding RNA 2',3'-cyclic phosphodiesterase — protein MRLFVSVDLPDDLAASVSTVQDEFRDASGLRFTDPEQAHVTLKFLGEVDNDRLGQLRRELAAAVSEASVEPFSVRFGGLGVFPSLEYISVVWLGVEAGGDPLTRLQEAVESRTVAMGFDPESHEFTPHVTLARMDHAGGKELVQDVVREHEPTVGEMHVDSIHLTESTLTDDGPTYSSVDSFSLE, from the coding sequence ATGCGACTGTTCGTGAGCGTCGACCTTCCCGACGACCTCGCGGCGTCGGTTTCGACCGTTCAGGACGAGTTTCGCGACGCGAGCGGGCTTCGCTTTACCGATCCCGAACAGGCACACGTGACGCTCAAATTCCTCGGCGAAGTCGACAACGACCGGCTAGGTCAACTCCGACGCGAACTCGCCGCTGCCGTTTCCGAAGCGTCCGTCGAGCCGTTTTCCGTCCGCTTCGGCGGGCTGGGCGTGTTCCCGAGCCTCGAGTACATCAGCGTCGTCTGGCTCGGTGTCGAAGCTGGAGGCGACCCACTCACGCGCCTCCAGGAAGCCGTCGAGTCGCGGACGGTCGCGATGGGATTCGATCCGGAATCCCACGAGTTCACGCCCCACGTGACGCTCGCGCGGATGGACCACGCCGGCGGGAAAGAACTCGTCCAGGACGTCGTCCGCGAGCACGAGCCGACGGTGGGAGAGATGCACGTCGATTCGATTCACCTGACCGAGAGCACACTCACCGACGACGGGCCGACGTACTCGAGTGTCGACTCGTTCTCGCTCGAGTAA
- a CDS encoding aminotransferase class V-fold PLP-dependent enzyme, producing MSHQNFEGLDVESIRAEFPILEREFDGQQVVYLDNAATTQTPDPVVDAMSEYYRRHNANVHRGIHHLSQEASERYEGAHDRVAEFVNADGREEIIFTKNTTEGENLIAYAWGLNELEAGDRVVLTEMEHHASLVTWQQIAKQTGAEVEYIRVDDTGRLDMDHARELIDDDAAIVSAVHVSNTLGTVNPVSELTDLAHEHDALSFIDGAQAVPNRPVDVSEIDADFYAFSGHKMAGPTGIGVLYGKRDLLEEMEPYLYGGGMIRKVTFEDSTWGDLPWKFEPGTPPIAEAVGLEAAIDWLEGIGMERIQAHEEELAAYAYDRLEAEGDVEIYGPEGGPDRGGLVSFNLEGVHAHDLTSIMNDHTVAVRAGDHCTQPLHDKLGVPASTRASFYVYNTREEIDELVAALDDARQLFA from the coding sequence ATGAGTCATCAGAATTTCGAGGGTCTCGACGTCGAGTCCATCCGCGCGGAGTTCCCCATTCTCGAGCGGGAATTCGACGGCCAGCAGGTCGTCTACCTCGACAACGCGGCGACGACGCAGACGCCGGATCCGGTCGTCGACGCGATGAGCGAGTACTACCGCCGGCACAACGCGAACGTCCACCGCGGTATCCACCACCTGAGTCAGGAAGCCTCCGAACGCTACGAAGGGGCCCACGACCGCGTCGCCGAGTTCGTCAACGCCGACGGCCGCGAGGAGATCATCTTCACGAAGAACACGACCGAAGGCGAGAATTTGATCGCCTACGCCTGGGGATTGAACGAACTCGAGGCCGGCGACCGAGTGGTCCTCACGGAGATGGAACACCACGCCTCGCTCGTCACCTGGCAACAGATCGCCAAGCAGACGGGCGCCGAGGTCGAGTACATTCGCGTCGACGACACCGGGCGACTCGATATGGATCACGCCCGCGAACTGATCGACGACGACGCTGCTATCGTCTCGGCGGTCCACGTCTCGAACACGCTCGGCACCGTCAACCCCGTCTCCGAACTCACCGACCTTGCCCACGAACACGACGCCCTCTCCTTTATCGACGGCGCACAGGCCGTCCCCAACCGGCCCGTCGACGTGAGCGAGATCGACGCCGACTTCTACGCCTTCTCGGGGCACAAGATGGCCGGCCCCACCGGTATCGGCGTCCTCTACGGCAAACGGGACCTGCTCGAGGAAATGGAGCCGTACCTCTACGGCGGCGGCATGATCCGCAAGGTCACCTTCGAGGACTCCACGTGGGGCGACCTCCCATGGAAGTTCGAACCCGGGACGCCGCCAATCGCCGAAGCCGTCGGACTCGAGGCCGCAATCGACTGGCTCGAGGGAATCGGCATGGAACGAATCCAGGCCCACGAGGAGGAACTCGCCGCCTACGCCTACGACCGACTCGAGGCCGAAGGCGACGTCGAGATCTACGGCCCCGAAGGCGGCCCCGACCGCGGCGGCCTGGTGAGTTTCAACCTCGAGGGCGTCCACGCTCACGACCTCACCTCGATCATGAACGACCACACGGTCGCCGTCCGCGCCGGCGATCACTGTACTCAGCCACTCCACGACAAACTGGGCGTTCCGGCGTCGACTCGAGCGTCGTTCTACGTGTATAATACGCGCGAAGAAATCGACGAATTGGTCGCGGCGTTGGACGATGCGCGGCAGTTGTTCGCCTGA